One window of Candidatus Parvarchaeota archaeon genomic DNA carries:
- a CDS encoding NAD-dependent epimerase/dehydratase family protein — MAVVVTGASGFIGAHLCKKLFETTGQAPLNIDIREPKAGDLAFCKHIKADVRDAARMLECTKGASAIIHLAAQTSVQKSLQEPTLDWETNYLGTKNMLEAARKNDVGVFVYASSAAIYGHPKYLPVDEKHPKSPLSPYGMSKLAADELCGKYFEQHGLKTVRLRLFNVYGVGQDPASPYSGVITKFAQKIKDGKPPIVFGDGSNTRDFVHISDVVDAFLACIEQKNTKKITEKGASGSGVYGKAYGSGIYGKAYNIGTGIETSILELAKKMVLVSGKKLGVEFAPTQKGDIAKSVAEVSAARREIGFEATVKLGEGLKELV; from the coding sequence ATAGATATCAGGGAGCCAAAAGCCGGTGATTTGGCTTTTTGCAAGCATATCAAGGCAGATGTGAGGGATGCTGCCAGGATGCTTGAATGCACAAAAGGCGCAAGTGCGATAATTCACCTTGCGGCCCAGACAAGTGTGCAAAAATCCCTGCAGGAGCCAACACTTGACTGGGAAACTAATTATTTGGGAACAAAGAACATGCTTGAGGCTGCAAGAAAGAATGATGTTGGCGTGTTTGTCTATGCCTCCTCTGCAGCAATTTACGGGCACCCGAAATATTTGCCTGTTGATGAAAAGCACCCTAAGTCGCCCCTTTCCCCTTATGGCATGTCCAAGCTTGCGGCAGACGAGCTTTGCGGCAAGTATTTTGAGCAGCATGGCTTGAAGACAGTCAGGCTCAGGCTTTTCAATGTCTATGGAGTGGGCCAGGACCCTGCTTCTCCTTATTCTGGCGTGATAACGAAATTTGCTCAGAAAATTAAGGATGGAAAGCCGCCGATTGTTTTTGGCGATGGCTCAAACACTCGCGACTTTGTGCATATAAGCGATGTTGTTGATGCTTTTTTGGCGTGCATTGAACAAAAAAATACGAAAAAAATTACGGAGAAAGGAGCATCTGGCAGCGGAGTATACGGCAAGGCATATGGCAGTGGAATATACGGCAAGGCATACAACATCGGCACTGGCATTGAGACAAGCATACTTGAGCTTGCAAAAAAAATGGTGCTTGTGTCAGGAAAAAAACTTGGGGTTGAATTTGCCCCCACCCAGAAAGGGGATATAGCAAAAAGCGTGGCCGAAGTGAGCGCGGCAAGAAGGGAGATTGGGTTTGAGGCAACGGTAAAGTTGGGGGAAGGATTGAAGGAATTGGTTTGA